The window gctgacAAAGGCTGgggtgctaacccctgagccaccatgctgcacactaatgaaagcgtatcctctccagccttggtgagctttaataaaccaggccctttctctgtatctgtttgtcatttgcaacccctatttaatgtagtgctgcataaaatgttggtgctacataaataaagtaataaataaatgttacatttacttttgaaAAGTCCTCATTCCCTCTGCAAACCCAGACCCTGTACCGTTTCAGGTTGGTAAAACGTGGtgataagttcactttaaaatattttatatgtgacTTTTTACATTTCGTGCTGGGTAGTCGTGGAACACCACAAGGGATCAATGATGTAgctcagtgaatgtggtgataattctccactccagaacttttttttcatgcacatgattgaatggttgaagtcagttTGTTTTCACAGACGTAGGTGAAATATCTTTTGTACAAGAATAGTTAATTTTTCTTTGTAAGCAATCTATATtgcattagtaaatcaaccccattaacTCTAGATATCAATTTAAACGACAGGCTTACATTTATtcatcttattttaaaaaaagttcagctCCCCTAACCTATTCTAGCCTAACCCCCATCCCCCAAATTTCCTATTAATTTATTTGATGGTGAAAGCCTTCAAATCTATTGGCCGCTATAGATTTTAATTGACAAGGGCCCTAATGCCAATGCGTGCATTTATTGGATTAGAAAGCTGGAACCACTGGTTGCTGAGAGATTTGTAAACCAAATATAGTGTACATTGGGGCACATTCTTTCTTGTATGGGGCGATAGGACAGATGAATATATTTGCTTCTTGTGATAGATATGAACCACATGTGGAAGGGTGCTGGGTAGTCATTTGTTCCCATTTAGGACCACAATCCAAAGTAACACTATGTGGCTTTGACACTCGTCACTCTTATAGATGGTAGGTTGGCAAAGCCCACGTGAATGCTCCATCTGTGACNNNNNNNNNNNNNNNNNNNNNNNNNNNNNNNNNNNNNNNNNNNNNNNNNNNNNNNNNNNNNNNNNNNNNNNNNNNNNNNNNNNNNNNNNNNNNNNNNNNNNNNNNNNNNNNNNNNNNNNNNNNNNNNNNNNNNNNNNNNNNNNNNNNNNNNNNNNNNNNNNNNNNNNNNNNNNNNNNNNNNNNNNNNNNNNNNNNNNNNNNNNNNNNNNNNNNNNNNNNNNNNNNNNNNNNNNNNNNNNNNNNNNNNNNNNNNNNNNNNNNNNNNNNNNNNNNNNNNNNNNNNNNNNNNNNNNNNNNNNNNNNNNNNNNNNNNNNNNNNNNNNNNNNNNNNNNNNNNNNNNNNNNNNNNNNNNNNNNNNNNNNNNNNNNNNNNNNNNNNNNNNNNNNNNNNNNNNNNNNNNNNNNNNNNNNNNNNNNNNNNNNNNNNNNNNNNNNNNNNNNNNNNNNNNNNNNNNNNNNNNNNNNNNNNNNNNNNNNNNNNNNNNNNNNNNNNNNNNNNNNNNNNNNNNNNNNNNNNNNNNNNNNNNNNNNNNNNNNNNNNNNNNNNNNNNNNNNNNNNNNNNNNNNNNNNNNNNNNNNNNNNNNNNNNNNNNNNNNNNNNNNNNNNNNNNNNNNNNNNNNNNNNNNNNNNNNNNNNNNNNNNNNNNNNNNNNNNNNNNNNNNNNNNNNNNNNNNNNNNNNNNNNNNNNNNNNNNNNNNNNNNNNNNNNNNNNNNNNNNNNNNNNNNNNNNNNNNNNNNNNNNNNNNNNNNNNNNNNNNNNNNNNNNNNNNNNNNNNNNNNNNNNNNNNNNNNNNNNNNNNNNNNNNNNNNNNNNNNNNNNNNNNNNNNNNNNNNNNNNNNNNNNNNNNNNNNNNNNNNNNNNNNNNNNNNNNNNNNNNNNNNNNNNNNNNNNNNNNNNNNNNNNNNNNNNNNNNNNNNNNNNNNNNNNNNNNNNNNNNNNNNNNNNNNNNNNNNNNNNNNNNNNNNNNNNNNNNNNNNNNNNNNNNNNNNNNNNNNNNNNNNNNNNNNNNNNNNNNNNNNNNNNNNNNNNNNNNNNNNNNNNNNNNNNNNNNNNNNNNNNNNNNNNNNNNNNNNNNNNNNNNNNNNNNNNNNNNNNNNNNNNNNNNNNNNNNNNNNNNNNNNNNNNNNNNNNNNNNNNNNNNNNNNNNNNNNNNNNNNNNNNNNNNNNNNNNNNNNNNNNNNNNNNNNNNNNNNNNNNNNNNNNNNNNNNNNNNNNNNNNNNNNNNNNNNNNNNNNNNNNNNNNNNNNNNNNNNNAgtttaaaaaaggcaaagcaaCAGGCATTGCTTAAACAAATACCATACACTGAACCATTTAGCAATTAGAACAATGCAAATTCCTAAAGCAATCGTGAATTAGTGTAAATTATCAGTAATACCTTACAAATTCTGAATACTATTTCATGAGAAATTTAGACTGcaatctattgtttttttctctttgggtgtcacatgataTTGATAGATAGAAATTTGCATATCAATATGATTCCTAtaggaatttgccttgttcaattttgggtgTAGATAGGTGTAGATGGGCTATGCATGCAAAAATTATTTATCTGTTGTCTATTTTTCTATGTAcactgtttccccaaaaataggaCAGtttcttacaatattttttgcaccaaaaaaatGCAGTAGGGCTTCTTTTctggggatgtctttttttatgaagaacaatcaacattcatttttgaacaaaaaaatccacatttattcaaatatagtcatatcatgacattctggaacatcatcttAACTACCCAAActctgaattccatcttgaatttcttgtgacaccatttcctttagaaccattggccccaatttcctATGTCTAGTAATTGAACTTTGCTAGACATGGGAAATGAgtacctcttgtccatgtatttatatatattgtagcttatttacGGGGTAGGGTTTATTTTTGGGgaagggcttatatttcaagcatatcaaaaatatgaaaaagtcatgaaagggctcctttttgGGGTAGGTAATATTTTCATGGAAACGGGGTATGTTAAAGCACCACAACAAATTGCCATGATCTGAATGAGCTCTGAAGCTTTTTACAAGCAAGATACAaggatcctgatttattaaagctctccaagtctgaaaaggatacactttcatcagtgaagctgggtgatccatcaaacctggaattaatctggtccaggattcaaaacatttgctagcaaatacctaatgactttacagaaatccattctaggtttgctggattacccagcttcactgatgaaagtgtatccttcccagccttggagagctttaataaatcaggtccaaggtGAGAGGAACCACaaccaagaactgcacagacaccaggatttatatttttgtattatgataCAATTGTGGTCCAGGACGTAAAATGCCATTTGTGGATGATGCCTACACAAAGATGGCTTTGGACCTCTCAAGAGAATAGCAGATTGCCAAGGGTAGCAGATCTAATAAAATCTTCACTTTAACAagctttctttattaaaataccaGCAGGGCGCTGAGAATTATTAGACAGAATGATTCCATCACATTGTATAGAACCTTGTGGCCTCCATCTGTAGAATAGAGAAGGGTAGAAGTAAATTACTGGTCAGGACAAACTTAAGGATTTGCAGACTGATGAAAGTAAGTGATGGTGCAAAAGTTTACATTATATACAGTCCAGGTGTTCATTCAtgacatcattttattattaggacATTACAGATGAAGAAAACGCAAGGCTGACATTTGGAAACACCTTTTATACAAACAAGAACCAACCAGTGgtttaatcatttgctattatagCTAGAGTGTATAAAGATTCTTTTGATGGTATATGTAACACAACAGAAgggaatatataaaacattaactatttataatatattttatagttaaaAAGGAATAGAGCGGAGCtatcacaggttctctttattcctTAGTGTTAGTAGGAGACTGGAGATCCAGGCTGTGAATGTTGCAGTGAATACATTGACATCTAGGATCATTCAGTTCACACATCAAGTTGGATGAAACAGAAAGGAAATTGCTATTCTGTTTGTAGATCCTTACTGTGTGAAGTACATTgaccactttattaaaaaaaaaataatgtgtgttcGCTTGTGACATCATGGAAATTGTGGTCACCCTTGACTGCTGGCCACTATGTAGATTTGTACTTAGTTCCCATATCACAAACCCATATTGTGGTGTTTCACTTCATTAACTACTTACTAATTAGATGGTTTTTAGCCATTTGCCTAGCAGCCTGTTGAAAAACTTTGCTTTGTACACACGCACACTAATAAATAAGAGATATGGCAGACCTCAGTTATAGCAGCAAAGCAATAGAATGTATTTATCATTCaacaatgtaaagaaatatttctACACTGACCAGCAATTTAATGATTTACATCTACACTGACCACTGATGAATGAAATCACTGCTACTCTGATCACCTATGTATAGAAATAATTctacactggccaccaatgttgAGGTTTACATCTACATTGACCCCAGATGTGAACATTTCCATCTgcactgacctccaatgtaaagaTTCAAGTACATTGTAAATCATTTCTACACAGGTCACCAATGCATTGCAATTTTGTAGCAATGCCAATATAATTAAAGAATCTATACCTGTATCATGTAAGCTTCTGGAGGTGTAACCTGTGTTTTGATTGGTTTGTGccaattaataaacattattaatttGCACTAAAGGGAAACTATGGTGGTTGcagataaattgcattttattatttttattttatatattatttttatttaaaatgtattaatttgttaaaaagttttgttactatctgtaaaaaatctttgtattataaaaaaaaaaataatgcagaataaagaaTTGCTAGAAGTTTGCTAAAGATCTAGTATAGCAAAGGCCCACATGAGCTGTGCATGCGGAACCCCTAGCAGAagtaaagggaaaatattttaaggtttagCTGCTGTAACTctgaattattcattttatagcaAGATACATTTCCTTACAAATTTACTGCAAGTGCACTGTGATATGTTAACATGTGTTATTGCAGATCACGGCAACATTGGTTTTCATAAGCAAGGGCCTATGTGTAACCTTACTGTGGGCTTTCATAGAAAATGACTATCCTCTGTacaatggtggtggtgggggcagGATATCGCCTTAGACCTGAAAAGACCACAGAGCTTTTTCTGAGAGCTTAAAAAATGCACTGTTTGTTGTACTATGAGTTGCCCATGAATATCTACTCTTTAGGGCTGGTCGTAGTCATCACATATTACAGCCATGTAACAGATAGCAAAGCATTTTCACAAATACATCATCATACCTGCAATGTACATTGATGTACTAAGGATCTTTAGAATGGTATTTGCTGGTTTTCACTTTACTCTGATCATTATAGTCTGACAGAGCTGGAAGACGTTCCTTTGTGTCAGCTTGTTTGCAATATAATGGATCCTAAGGAGCATGTAGTTGGTGTTTCCATATGACAAGCTGGTGCGTTCCATGATCACCAGATTACCCAACTATCATTTGTTGGTACATAATAGAATTGGGTAGACTGGGGCACTGCAGTAATACCAATGCAAGCAATTCAACTATACTCcatgtacacatatttttttttaaaggattgctAGAGCACGCAAGGTTAACTAAATATCCAACACAGCAAAAATTGCCATCTGTCATACCGGCTGTCTATGTAGACAACAAGTGGATGTTTTACCACACATAGTCCACTACTGTAATCTTTAGAAAATCCATGGTGAGATAAACTGTGCAACCATCATTGGTGCATGATGTTACCAATTAATCCTCTGTACTGATGTGTCTTCATAGGCTGCACCTCCAAATTCTTGTTAGACATTAATTATAGGCAACCAGATGCATTAGCCTAATGGTAGCTTTTAGTTCTATCTGAAACTCTTTTTGGACAAGAGACAGACATTAATGTACCTAGCAGTTACTGCTGATTGGCAGCAAAGAAGCCCCCTTCCCAGTGTTtgatgcttcccccacctcttagattgtgagctcttcagggtcctctcctcctcctgtgtcactgtctgtatctgtctgtaatttgcaacccctatttaatgtacagtgctgtgtaatatgatggaacaatataaatcatgtttattaataatattattaataacattgaTAAATAAAACCTGCTTCCAACATCTTCATGATGAATAGTTGGTTGTACTCATCCCAACTACATGCCGAAGTCACACATCACACCTAAACAGTTTGCACCCTACTCAGATTTATAAAGGACCAATCTTGTGatacaaaatgtacagtatattgtgATGAATTGCCTGAGAAGGactcatatatatattgttacctGCTATATACACTTTCTGTGTGATCTCCAGTTTGGTTCCCAACCCAACTCCGTCCTGCCCATGAGCAGTTTGTATATGACAGCAGTATGTGCCGGAGTCGTTCTCTGTCACGTTGGCAATAGTCAATATAAAATATCTCTCACAGCACGGTGATTCTGATTCAGTTGAGCTAGAACCTCGGTGAGTAGTTTTAATTCTGCCATTGGAATGGTTTGGATCAGTAAGAGGCAAGCTGTTATCGCAGCCTCGGGTCCATTTTGCAGTATAGGAGGGTGAATCGTAGACAAAGCTACAAGTGATGGCGGCTGACTGTCCAGGTTCTGCTGCTATCACCTCCGGTTGTTTGACATCCAGAACTGTTTTACTGGCTattgaaaagcaaaaaagagaaatgaCGTGTGGGTAAATCCAAAATCTGACATTAGTTTCTACTACCAAAATCAATTGGGCTCTATTATCCCtccttatataaagaaaaaggtgaaaaaacacaCTCAGAGAAATAAAAAGTCTGACATTGTTCACCTTCTTCTGACTAGTTGCTTGGCCATCTTTAGTTTTAAAGTACTAAAGCCATAGGCAGCCCAGAAGCAAATGGTATACttcttatttctgtgtttttttaacttttcttaattttattttaagttttttttttcaacttttgcaCAGAAATAGCAGAGCTTAGCCTATATACCTGACCTGAACAGACAATAGACAATGAGGTATATAGACTAGCAATCAAGGGGAGTTGTTGAATTTGAGCCTAGACAGGGTAAAATCtctgtcattttttaattgcTGTATTTGTCCCTATTCATGAGATTTCAAGCCAATCGCCATAACCTTATATTAGCTTTagcatgttaaagtggaactcacctgtctctgttccgtTGCAGGCCCCAGCATCTCCTTCTTTGGTTCAATCTTCGAGCATCcttattggccaggccaggacGATGTAACCCCTGTGCAGGTGCAGGAGCTCAGGGCTTCATTCAATCCCAGCATTTGCAGGGaaagctgaaagttttttttgtagaatttctACAATAAATCCCTGCCTGGTCGCACagaacatttcaatatttttaaatttgcagctatCTTTTAAATAATGGCTGGTGCTCCTGCTTTCGTGTTATGGGGTTG is drawn from Pyxicephalus adspersus chromosome Z, UCB_Pads_2.0, whole genome shotgun sequence and contains these coding sequences:
- the LOC140344226 gene encoding hepatitis A virus cellular receptor 2 homolog, translated to MEILTRKIIFTANLIIHMSAASKTVLDVKQPEVIAAEPGQSAAITCSFVYDSPSYTAKWTRGCDNSLPLTDPNHSNGRIKTTHRGSSSTESESPCCERYFILTIANVTENDSGTYCCHIQTAHGQDGVGLGTKLEITQKVYIADGGHKVLYNVMESFCLIILSALLVF